In the genome of Arabidopsis thaliana chromosome 4, partial sequence, the window AGACTATCCCTTAACAACCTCGGGTCCAAGAACTGTCTGACCTTGTCCTCTGAAATGTCTACACTCGAATCCAAAATCTCATTCATAAGTGGAGCAGCTATATGCACCAGCATCTCACCTCTCTCAGCAGAAAACGCTTCTTTTCCTGAAACCAACTCAAGAACCACAACTCCAAACCCATACATATCCATCTTCTTCGAAGCAATCCCGGTTCTTAAATAATGAGGGTCTGTGTAACCTGGAGATCCCACCATCTTCACTTGTCTAGATCTAGGCGACATCGTAGGAGGCTGAACCATCGAAGAGAACCCGACTTTAGCTGACCCGAAATCGCAAAGCTTGCAATCAAAGTTTTTGTCTAGAAGAACGTTGGAAGATTTGATGTCCCCGTGCACTATCTGCGGGCTACATTTCTCATGAATATGTTCAATAGCTTGAACTAACTGTAACGCAATCGCTACACGGTTCCTCCATTGCAAGACTTGCTTGCTATTGCTTTGGAGCTTCTCTTGTAGATTTCCTTGAGGAAGATactcaagaagaagagcaCCATTTTCCTCTGAAATACAAAGAAGCAGAACATAAGTCTATATgcaaatatatcaaacaacttgataaaacaaataaagatcaaaactttgattaaGACAAACTTAATCACTAAAATTGGCTTAATCAAGACAACAACACAATTGACCAGACACCAAATATTTGCAGAATCTATGAGATTTCAGAAGTAGTACCTGAATCATCGAAATAGCCAAGAAGCTTGACAATGTTAGGATGTTGAAGACGAAGCAAAATATCAAGCTCAAGTCTAAAGACTTGATAAAGACGGTGACTACTAACATGAACCTTGAGAGCCGCTTTATCAGAGCCAGAGAAGCGAGCCATGTAGATACTGCTATAGCCACCAGAACCAATCAATCTAGAGAAATTGGAAGTGAGAGTTTCAACATCATCCCAGCTGTTATAACAAGTCACACCAGATCCTTGACTTGTGGGTTTGTCGGTGATCGTCTTGGAGACATCAAATCTAACACAATTCAAGAAACAAGCCAttataaaaacagagcaaaaacagagcagaACAGAGCAAAGCAAAGAAAGATTGAGTCTTTATTTGATTCTAGGGTTAAGATTGATAGAAGAAAATGGgtttgattagggttttgtaaAAAATGTAACAGCAG includes:
- a CDS encoding Protein kinase superfamily protein (Protein kinase superfamily protein; FUNCTIONS IN: protein serine/threonine kinase activity, protein kinase activity, kinase activity, ATP binding; INVOLVED IN: response to wounding; LOCATED IN: cellular_component unknown; EXPRESSED IN: 18 plant structures; EXPRESSED DURING: 11 growth stages; CONTAINS InterPro DOMAIN/s: Protein kinase, ATP binding site (InterPro:IPR017441), Protein kinase, catalytic domain (InterPro:IPR000719), Serine/threonine-protein kinase-like domain (InterPro:IPR017442), Protein kinase-like domain (InterPro:IPR011009), Serine/threonine-protein kinase, active site (InterPro:IPR008271); BEST Arabidopsis thaliana protein match is: Protein kinase superfamily protein (TAIR:AT1G33260.1); Has 108313 Blast hits to 107330 proteins in 4134 species: Archae - 96; Bacteria - 12123; Metazoa - 38925; Fungi - 9468; Plants - 31439; Viruses - 422; Other Eukaryotes - 15840 (source: NCBI BLink).), with amino-acid sequence MACFLNCVRFDVSKTITDKPTSQGSGVTCYNSWDDVETLTSNFSRLIGSGGYSSIYMARFSGSDKAALKVHVSSHRLYQVFRLELDILLRLQHPNIVKLLGYFDDSEENGALLLEYLPQGNLQEKLQSNSKQVLQWRNRVAIALQLVQAIEHIHEKCSPQIVHGDIKSSNVLLDKNFDCKLCDFGSAKVGFSSMVQPPTMSPRSRQVKMVGSPGYTDPHYLRTGIASKKMDMYGFGVVVLELVSGKEAFSAERGEMLVHIAAPLMNEILDSSVDISEDKVRQFLDPRLLRDSLDIDEVKTMLSVAAVCISSKLSLRPSAAQVADTLIKEIPSLSFLGCGKGV